The Agrobacterium cucumeris genome has a segment encoding these proteins:
- a CDS encoding prephenate/arogenate dehydrogenase family protein, which yields MGEIMFERIALIGIGLIGSSIARDIKELGLARHVTISTRSEDTLKRAEELALGTDYTVSAADAVKNADLVIVSVPVGASESVAQQIAPHLKPGAIVTDVGSTKASVIAQMAPHMPDNVHFIPGHPLAGTEKSGPDAGFAGLFRERWCIFTPLPGTDAGALERLKDFWRALGSRVDEMDAEHHDKVLAIVSHLPHIIAYNIVGTADDLETVTESEVIKYSASGFRDFTRLAASDPTMWRDVCLHNKDAILEMLARFSEDLASLQRAIRWGEGDKLFELFSRTRSIRRSIIEAGQDVDTPDFGRHALDQKK from the coding sequence ATGGGCGAGATCATGTTTGAACGCATCGCGCTGATCGGCATCGGCCTGATCGGCTCGTCGATTGCCCGTGATATCAAAGAGCTGGGGCTTGCCCGCCATGTGACGATTTCCACCCGCAGCGAAGACACGCTGAAACGGGCGGAAGAACTGGCGCTCGGCACGGATTACACCGTTTCGGCGGCGGACGCGGTGAAGAATGCCGATCTCGTCATCGTTTCGGTACCGGTCGGTGCGTCGGAAAGCGTGGCGCAGCAGATCGCGCCGCATCTGAAGCCGGGCGCCATCGTAACCGATGTCGGCTCCACCAAGGCTTCTGTTATCGCGCAGATGGCCCCGCATATGCCTGACAATGTGCATTTCATTCCCGGCCATCCGCTGGCGGGCACGGAAAAATCCGGTCCGGATGCCGGTTTTGCCGGCCTCTTCCGCGAGCGCTGGTGCATTTTCACGCCGTTGCCGGGCACGGATGCCGGGGCGCTGGAAAGGCTGAAGGATTTCTGGCGGGCGCTCGGCTCGCGCGTTGATGAAATGGATGCCGAACATCACGACAAGGTTCTGGCGATCGTCTCGCATCTGCCGCATATCATCGCCTACAATATCGTCGGTACGGCGGACGATCTGGAGACAGTGACCGAATCGGAAGTCATCAAATATTCCGCTTCCGGTTTCCGCGACTTCACCCGTCTCGCCGCCTCCGATCCGACCATGTGGCGCGATGTCTGCCTGCACAACAAGGATGCCATCCTTGAAATGCTGGCACGGTTCTCGGAAGACCTTGCGTCGCTGCAGAGGGCGATCCGCTGGGGGGAGGGCGACAAGCTGTTCGAACTGTTTTCCCGCACACGCTCCATCCGCCGCTCCATCATCGAGGCCGGTCAGGACGTTGATACGCCTGACTTCGGGCGTCACGCGCTGGATCAGAAGAAGTAG
- the hisC gene encoding histidinol-phosphate transaminase: MSAELNQPVPRPGILDIAAYVPGKEHVDGVAKVYKLSSNETPLGPSPKAIEAFGTAASHLEIYPDGQAIALRQAIADVHGLNIANILCGNGSDELLGLLCHVYLGAGDEAIITEHGFLVYKIQIMGAGATPVTVKEKDCAVDVDAILAAVTPKTKMVFVANPGNPTGTYVPVAEIRRLQAGLPKHVVLVLDAAYAEYVRKNDYEAGLELVSGNRNVVMTRTFSKVYGLAALRVGWMYGPAAVIDALNRVRGPFNMSAPAIAAGAAAIRDQAFVEKAVAHNALWMEKLVTTFTGLGLTVTPSVTNFILIHFPDQDGKRATDADEFLSRRGYILRAVRGYGFPNALRMTVGSEEANLGVIATLTEFMGQA; this comes from the coding sequence ATGAGTGCAGAGCTTAACCAACCTGTTCCGCGTCCGGGTATTCTGGATATCGCCGCTTATGTTCCCGGCAAGGAACATGTGGACGGCGTCGCGAAGGTTTATAAGCTTTCCTCCAATGAAACACCGCTTGGGCCGAGCCCGAAGGCGATCGAAGCTTTCGGCACTGCCGCCAGCCATCTGGAAATCTATCCGGACGGCCAGGCGATCGCGCTGCGCCAGGCGATTGCCGATGTGCATGGTCTCAACATTGCAAACATCCTGTGCGGCAATGGTTCGGACGAGCTTCTCGGCCTGCTTTGCCACGTTTATCTCGGTGCAGGCGATGAGGCGATCATCACCGAACACGGTTTCCTCGTCTACAAGATCCAGATCATGGGCGCGGGTGCGACCCCGGTGACGGTGAAGGAAAAGGATTGCGCAGTCGACGTGGACGCGATCCTCGCCGCCGTGACGCCGAAGACGAAGATGGTTTTCGTCGCCAATCCGGGTAACCCTACCGGCACCTATGTCCCGGTTGCGGAAATCCGCCGGCTGCAGGCCGGCCTGCCGAAGCATGTCGTTCTGGTGCTGGATGCGGCTTACGCCGAATATGTGCGCAAGAATGATTACGAAGCCGGGCTGGAGCTGGTCTCCGGCAACCGCAACGTCGTCATGACGCGCACCTTCTCCAAGGTTTACGGTCTGGCCGCCCTGCGCGTTGGCTGGATGTATGGTCCGGCCGCCGTCATCGATGCACTGAACCGCGTTCGCGGCCCGTTCAACATGAGCGCGCCGGCGATTGCTGCCGGTGCCGCTGCAATCCGTGATCAGGCCTTTGTTGAAAAGGCTGTGGCGCATAATGCGCTGTGGATGGAAAAGCTGGTCACGACCTTTACCGGCCTCGGCCTCACCGTCACGCCTTCAGTCACTAATTTCATCCTCATCCATTTCCCGGATCAGGACGGCAAGCGTGCAACCGATGCGGACGAATTCCTCAGCCGCCGTGGTTATATTCTGCGTGCAGTGCGTGGTTACGGCTTCCCGAATGCGCTAAGAATGACTGTCGGCTCGGAAGAGGCCAATCTCGGCGTTATCGCCACACTTACCGAGTTCATGGGGCAGGCGTGA
- a CDS encoding class I SAM-dependent methyltransferase, with product MNTDIVDLREFYHSPLGRSAEQAITMALSTLWPPLPEERLVGLGYAVPFLERFRHDTERTFAFMPAGQGAVNWPAGELSSTALVFDEELPLPDSSIDRVLMVHALEFAENPRESLKELWRVLAPGGRLVIVVPNRRGVWARMEHTPFGSGRPYSRGQLTALLRETNFTPGATAEALFFPPTTSRPVLKFRRYLEHTGRRLWPLFSGVIVVEAQKRLYQGLPVTQRASRRVFVPVLAPQGVPTTRTAASQGKPR from the coding sequence ATGAATACCGATATCGTCGATCTGCGCGAATTCTATCATTCTCCGCTTGGCCGCTCGGCCGAGCAGGCGATCACCATGGCGCTTTCGACGCTGTGGCCACCCTTGCCGGAGGAACGGCTGGTTGGCCTCGGTTATGCCGTGCCGTTTCTGGAGCGGTTCCGCCATGATACGGAGCGCACCTTCGCCTTCATGCCGGCGGGGCAGGGGGCGGTGAACTGGCCGGCGGGTGAGCTTTCCTCCACCGCGCTGGTGTTTGACGAGGAATTGCCGCTGCCCGATTCGTCGATAGACCGGGTCCTTATGGTGCATGCGCTGGAATTTGCTGAAAATCCGCGTGAGAGTTTAAAGGAACTGTGGCGGGTGCTGGCGCCGGGCGGCCGCCTGGTGATTGTGGTGCCGAACCGACGTGGCGTCTGGGCGCGCATGGAACATACGCCTTTTGGTTCCGGCCGGCCCTATTCGCGCGGGCAGCTGACGGCGCTTTTGCGCGAAACCAATTTCACCCCGGGCGCCACCGCCGAGGCGCTGTTCTTTCCACCCACCACGAGCCGCCCGGTGCTGAAATTCCGTCGTTACCTCGAACATACCGGCCGCAGGCTTTGGCCGCTGTTTTCGGGTGTCATCGTGGTGGAAGCGCAAAAGCGTCTCTATCAGGGGCTGCCGGTCACCCAGCGCGCCTCGCGCCGGGTTTTCGTGCCGGTTCTCGCGCCGCAGGGGGTGCCCACCACGCGCACTGCCGCAAGCCAAGGAAAGCCGCGCTGA
- the gloB gene encoding hydroxyacylglutathione hydrolase gives MKPLEIDVFLCRSDNFGVLLHDPESGATAAIDAPEEGPILRALDGHGWKLTHIFTTHHHQDHVEANLALKDKFRCEVYGPYDEAIAIPGLDRSQADGDEFEFAGRRVQIIATPGHTAGHICYYLPDDGLLFAADTLFAMGCGRLFERPAADMWHSFQKLMALPDETRVYFGHEYTLSNARFALTVDPDNAVLSERAARVETARKANEFTIPTTIGLEKQTNPYMRVADAGIRRHLGLEGAADADVFAEIRTRKDNF, from the coding sequence ATGAAACCTTTGGAAATAGACGTCTTTCTTTGCCGCAGCGATAATTTCGGAGTGCTCCTGCACGATCCCGAAAGCGGGGCGACGGCGGCCATCGACGCGCCGGAGGAAGGGCCGATCCTGCGCGCCCTCGACGGCCACGGCTGGAAACTGACCCATATCTTCACCACCCACCACCATCAGGACCATGTGGAAGCCAATCTGGCGCTGAAGGACAAGTTCCGCTGCGAGGTATACGGCCCCTATGACGAGGCGATTGCGATACCGGGTCTCGATCGCTCGCAGGCCGATGGTGATGAGTTCGAATTTGCCGGACGCCGCGTTCAGATCATAGCCACACCCGGCCACACGGCGGGTCATATCTGTTATTATCTACCGGATGACGGCCTGCTGTTTGCCGCCGATACGCTGTTTGCCATGGGTTGCGGCCGACTGTTCGAACGCCCTGCGGCGGACATGTGGCACTCCTTCCAGAAGCTGATGGCCCTGCCGGATGAGACGCGCGTCTATTTCGGTCACGAATATACGCTTTCGAATGCCCGTTTTGCGCTGACCGTCGACCCTGACAATGCCGTATTGAGCGAACGCGCAGCACGTGTCGAGACGGCGCGGAAGGCCAATGAGTTCACCATTCCCACCACCATCGGGCTCGAAAAGCAGACCAATCCCTATATGCGCGTGGCAGATGCCGGCATCCGCAGACATCTCGGTCTTGAAGGGGCCGCCGATGCCGACGTCTTTGCGGAAATCCGCACACGCAAGGATAATTTCTGA
- a CDS encoding cupin domain-containing protein: MSADLSAEEIIRELGLEPHPEGGFYHQTFRDRAGGERGHSTAIYYLLEKGVRSHWHRVTDAVEVWHYYAGAPIALHLSQDGREVQTFTLGPAILEGERPQVIVPANCWQSAESLGDFTLVGCTVSPGFAFTSFVMAEPGWSPGDGP, from the coding sequence ATGAGCGCCGATCTGTCTGCGGAAGAGATCATTCGCGAACTGGGGCTGGAACCGCATCCGGAAGGTGGTTTTTACCACCAGACTTTTCGCGACAGGGCGGGTGGCGAGCGTGGCCATTCGACGGCGATTTATTATCTGCTGGAAAAGGGCGTGCGCTCGCACTGGCATCGGGTCACCGACGCGGTGGAGGTCTGGCACTATTATGCCGGCGCGCCAATAGCACTGCATCTTTCTCAGGACGGCCGGGAGGTGCAGACCTTCACGCTCGGCCCAGCCATTCTCGAAGGCGAGCGCCCGCAGGTGATCGTGCCGGCCAATTGCTGGCAATCGGCGGAAAGTCTTGGCGATTTTACCCTTGTCGGCTGCACCGTCTCACCAGGTTTCGCTTTTACGAGCTTCGTCATGGCCGAACCCGGCTGGTCGCCTGGGGATGGGCCGTAA
- a CDS encoding DUF3108 domain-containing protein, translating to MIARGKSIFMAVTMAFAGVSPSLAAEARHTSEYSINLGILPIARASFSTRMDGPNYSISGSFSAAGLASILKDISGKTTVSGAKRGHRLQANEYSLVYKDGKRVRTYDVVYRNGNVTSTTVKPEPKARPDNWVDVKDRDLRSVLDPISGLIIPSGGRICPTRLPIYDGESRLDLVLSSSGTKPFKTNGFNGDAIVCKARYVPKSGYRQGRKDIEYLKSISMEIWFAKSNNMDVYAPVYAIIPTRVGQVYITATKYGG from the coding sequence ATGATTGCCAGAGGAAAAAGCATTTTCATGGCCGTGACGATGGCGTTTGCGGGCGTCTCCCCCTCGCTCGCCGCCGAAGCACGCCACACTAGCGAATACAGCATCAATCTGGGCATTTTGCCGATTGCACGGGCAAGTTTTTCGACTCGCATGGATGGACCGAATTATTCGATCTCCGGTTCCTTCAGTGCCGCCGGCCTTGCCAGCATCCTCAAGGACATTTCCGGCAAGACAACGGTTTCCGGCGCCAAGCGCGGTCACCGGCTGCAGGCGAACGAATATTCGCTGGTCTACAAGGACGGCAAGCGGGTACGCACCTATGACGTCGTCTACCGCAACGGCAATGTCACCTCGACGACGGTGAAACCCGAACCCAAGGCCCGGCCGGACAACTGGGTTGACGTGAAGGACCGCGACCTGCGCTCGGTTCTCGATCCGATTTCCGGTCTGATCATTCCCTCAGGCGGCCGCATCTGCCCGACGCGCCTGCCGATCTATGACGGCGAATCGCGACTCGACCTCGTTTTGAGCTCCAGCGGCACCAAGCCGTTCAAGACCAACGGTTTTAACGGTGATGCCATCGTCTGCAAGGCGCGTTACGTGCCGAAGTCGGGCTACCGGCAGGGGCGCAAGGATATCGAATATCTGAAATCCATCTCGATGGAGATCTGGTTCGCCAAGTCGAACAATATGGATGTCTATGCGCCTGTTTATGCGATCATTCCGACGCGGGTGGGTCAGGTCTATATTACGGCTACGAAATACGGCGGCTGA
- the rpmB gene encoding 50S ribosomal protein L28, with the protein MSRVCELTGKGVQTGNNVSHANNKTKRRFLPNLCQVTLISDALGQRFRLRVSAAALRSVEHRGGLDAFLLKSGENELSMRARLLRRQIAKKTAEAA; encoded by the coding sequence ATGTCCCGTGTATGCGAATTGACCGGCAAGGGCGTCCAGACGGGCAACAACGTCAGCCACGCCAACAACAAGACCAAGCGCCGGTTCCTTCCGAACCTCTGCCAGGTCACGTTGATCTCCGATGCTCTCGGCCAGCGCTTCCGCCTGCGTGTTTCCGCAGCAGCTCTGCGCTCCGTTGAACACCGTGGCGGCCTCGATGCTTTCCTTCTGAAGTCCGGCGAAAACGAACTGAGCATGCGCGCTCGTCTCCTGCGCCGCCAGATCGCCAAGAAGACGGCCGAAGCTGCTTAA
- a CDS encoding queuosine precursor transporter, with translation MLTLRYTLIYIPLMTLVVVASNILVQYPLSGSLFGVNLGDLLTWGAFTYPVAFLVTDLTNRQFGPSIARRVVLAGFVVGVTLSFWTSIPRIAVASGTAYLIGQLLDISVFNRLRRQRWWHAPLAGSMLGSVLDTALFFSIAFAASFAFIGPNDAFAIETAPILGVLTLEAPRWISWALGDLSVKILVGLVMLLPYGALMNTLKPMPGAVKPS, from the coding sequence ATGCTGACCCTGCGCTATACGCTGATCTACATTCCCCTGATGACACTGGTGGTCGTCGCCTCCAATATTCTGGTTCAGTATCCGCTTTCCGGATCGCTGTTCGGCGTCAATCTCGGCGATCTGTTGACCTGGGGTGCCTTTACCTATCCGGTCGCCTTCCTCGTCACCGATCTGACAAACCGCCAGTTTGGGCCCTCCATCGCACGCCGCGTCGTGCTTGCGGGCTTTGTCGTCGGCGTTACGCTGTCGTTCTGGACATCCATCCCGCGTATCGCTGTCGCTTCCGGCACCGCCTATCTCATCGGCCAGCTGCTCGATATTTCGGTCTTCAACCGCCTGCGCCGCCAGCGCTGGTGGCATGCGCCACTTGCCGGCTCGATGCTGGGTTCCGTGCTGGATACGGCGCTGTTCTTCTCCATCGCTTTTGCTGCAAGCTTCGCCTTCATCGGCCCCAACGATGCCTTCGCCATCGAAACCGCGCCCATACTTGGCGTACTTACACTTGAGGCGCCACGCTGGATCTCCTGGGCGCTGGGCGATCTTTCGGTAAAAATTCTCGTCGGCCTCGTCATGTTGCTGCCTTACGGCGCGCTGATGAATACGCTGAAGCCGATGCCGGGCGCGGTCAAACCAAGCTGA
- a CDS encoding pentapeptide repeat-containing protein, translating to MQIKDVIDIVDATSATLSGSSFDDVNLSGTAFNNVNLAGTRFNDINFSGASFTDSNMSGWSIDDVNFTGLKLSNTNLSGAQITACRMTGMKIDGIPVEDLLAAYKAVQEKA from the coding sequence ATGCAGATCAAGGATGTTATCGACATTGTGGATGCGACAAGCGCCACGCTTTCAGGCTCCAGCTTTGACGATGTCAATCTGTCGGGAACGGCCTTCAACAATGTCAATCTGGCCGGCACACGTTTCAACGACATCAATTTTTCCGGTGCCTCGTTTACGGACAGCAACATGTCCGGCTGGTCGATCGATGACGTCAATTTTACCGGACTGAAGCTGAGCAACACGAACCTGTCCGGCGCGCAGATAACGGCATGCCGAATGACTGGCATGAAGATCGACGGCATTCCGGTCGAGGATCTCCTCGCTGCCTACAAGGCAGTACAGGAAAAGGCCTGA